Proteins encoded by one window of Aspergillus puulaauensis MK2 DNA, chromosome 4, nearly complete sequence:
- the admB gene encoding ADAM family of metalloprotease ADM-B (COG:O;~EggNog:ENOG410PHCT;~InterPro:IPR034028,IPR001762,IPR024079,IPR001590, IPR036436;~MEROPS:MER0182135;~PFAM:PF01421,PF13688,PF13574,PF13582,PF13583, PF00200;~SECRETED:SignalP(1-24);~TransMembrane:1 (n7-18c26/27o727-748i);~go_function: GO:0004222 - metalloendopeptidase activity [Evidence IEA];~go_function: GO:0008237 - metallopeptidase activity [Evidence IEA];~go_process: GO:0006508 - proteolysis [Evidence IEA]) produces the protein MRPINPVIPLVVGVLSLLTVNTEARSQAPNAIRRVSSLDQPTIKAPSKSNRIDYLSHFDITFTIRDREQRVKLELEPNHEILAHDAYVQYLGPDGKVHTEEPIKRDQHKVFKGRTLVGRGRGQGMWDPVGWTRVYIKQDGPQPLFEGVFNIRGDNHHVQLQSSYLQQKRPQDIEIPQQKEDYMVFYRDSDMLRPAEVPTHLDLKRSVSTDDPSELEARWTMAGSTCHADKLGFNTNPDHPVLDSFTEQKKSSWASMPMADLFGFGLSKRQDDIGTVSGGNSGGVNLQSTIGDSSGCPSTMRVALMGVATDCSFWEKHDSRDDVQKTVVKIVNSASNLYEDAFNISLGLRNLTITDKECSDNPSSAAAWNIPCSQGNITSRLDLFSEWRGSQTDENAYWTLMTDCNTGSEVGLAWLGQLCNTDVSDDGTSKVSGTNVVVSTGAAGWQIFAHESGHTFGAVHDCTSQTCSTSQQDSSNCCPLSKSSCDAGGDYIMNPSTGQDITKFSPCTIGNICSAIGRNSVKSNCLSDNKGIVTFTGAQCGNGIVEAGEDCDCGGDENCGDNQCCDPGTCKFKDGATCDDTNDDCCVSCKFAASDHVCRPSTGECDIEEKCTGDSGTCPKNTYKEDGDGCGDDGSGLTCASGQCTSRDAQCESYMGSVTGSNKTKACNDGPFPVCQMWCQADSSFMSQQCTGNSQNYLDGTPCDRGGHCKNGKCEGSKSWIDAHKNIIIPVAAAVGGLIVLAILFCLFRRYRRNRNTMKPMAAATGYSPWPRPMPPPQQTPMRRLSRSPGPGYGQVPQAPFSGPGQGPPRGPIPTPYPGYSGQGYDVPPPYSQTVRYA, from the exons ATGAGGCCTATCAACCCGGTAATACCGCTGGTTGTGGGCGTCCTCTCACTCCTCACAGTAAACACGGAAG CCCGGTCGCAGGCGCCGAATGCTATCCGACGTGTCTCTTCCCTCGACCAGCCCACGATCAAGGCGCCCTCGAAATCGAACCGCATTGACTATCTTTCACATTTCGATATCACTTTCACGATACGGGACAGGGAACAACGGGTAAAACTTGAGTTGGAGCCTAATCACGAGATCCTTGCCCACGATGCCTACGTACAATATCTTGGACCAGACGGGAAGGTCCATACCGAAGAGCCTATCAAACGAGACCAACACAAGGTTTTCAAAGGAAGGACCTTGGTtggcagagggagagggcaaGGGATGTGGGATCCTGTAGGATGGACCAGAGTGTACATCAAGCAGGATGGTCCACAACCGCTCTTCGAGGGTGTTTTCAATATCCGCGGCGACAACCACCATGTCCAGTTGCAATCGAGTTATTTGCAACAAAAGCGCCCTCAGGATATCGAGATTCCTCAACAAAAAGAAGACTACATGGTATTTTACCGTGACTCTGACATGCTACGACCTGCCGAAGTTCCAACACATTTGGATCTCAAACGATCTGTGTCCACCGACGACCCATCCGAGCTCGAAGCCCGGTGGACCATGGCTGGCTCTACGTGTCATGCCGACAAACTTGGTTTCAATACAAACCCCGACCACCCCGTCCTTGATTCGTTTacggagcagaagaagagcagctgggCCTCTATGCCAATGGCTGATCTCTTTGGCTTTGGTCTGAGTAAACGCCAAGACGACATTGGCACCGTGTCTGGAGGAAACAGCGGTGGTGTCAATCTGCAATCGACGATTGGTGATTCAAGTGGTTGCCCGAGTACGATGCGGGTGGCTTTGATGGGTGTTGCGACGGATTGCTCCTTTTGGGAGAAACACGATTCCAGGGATGATGTTCAGAAAACAGTGGTAAAAATTGTCAATAGCGCCTCAAATCTCTACGAAGACGCCTTTAATATTTCCCTCGGCTTGCGGAATTTGACCATCACAGACAAGGAATGCTCGGATAACCCTTCGTCTGCCGCAGCATGGAATATACCATGCTCGCAGGGCAACATTACGTCCCGGTTGGATCTCTTCTCTGAATGGCGAGGATCACAAACGGATGAAAACGCCTACTGGACCTTGATGACCGATTGTAACACGGGTTCCGAAGTTGGGCTCGCGTGGCTGGGCCAGCTATGCAATACCGATGTCAGCGATGATGGCACTAGCAAGGTCAGTGGCACCAATGTTGTCGTATCGACTGGCGCCGCTGGATGGCAGATTTTTGCCCACGAGTCCGGCCATACTTTCGGAGCGGTTCATGACTGCACGTCCCAGACATGCAGCACAAGCCAGCAGGATTCGTCAAACTGCTGTCCCCTGAGCAAATCCTCATGTGATGCTGGTGGAGATTACATTATGAATCCCAGCACCGGCCAGGATATAACCAAGTTCTCGCCATGTACGATTGGTAATATTTGCTCAGCAATCGGCCGTAACAGTGTCAAATCGAACTGCCTGTCTGATAACAAGGGTATTGTCACTTTCACTGGTGCTCAGTGCGGGAATGGCATTGTCGAGGCCGGAGAGGACTGCGATTGTGGTGGGGATGAAAACTGTGGTGACAACCAGTGCTGCGATCCGGGTACCTGCAAGTTCAAGGACGGTGCAACTTGCGATGATACCAATGATGACTGCTGCGTTTCATGCAAGTTCGCTGCATCCGACCACGTCTGCCGTCCCAGCACCGGTGAGTGTGACATTGAAGAGAAATGCACTGGCGATTCTGGCACTTGCCCAAAGAATACCTATaaagaagatggagacggctGTGGTGACGATGGTTCTGGCTTGACGTGTGCTAGTGGTCAATGTACGAGCCGCGACGCGCAATGTGAGAGCTACATGGGCTCGGTTACGGGCAGCAACAAGACAAAAGCATGCAACGACGGGCCCTTCCCTGTTTGCCAAATGTGGTGCCAGGCCGATAGTTCGTTCATGTCTCAACAGTGCACAGGCAATTCCCAAAACTATCTCGATGGTACACCGTGCGACAGAGGAGGCCACTGCAAAAACGGCAAATGCGAGGGATCGAAGAGTTGGATCGACGCACACAAGAACATTATCATCCCCGTTGCAGCAGCCGTGGGAGGATTGATTGTGTTAGCAATCCTATTCTGCCTCTTCAGACGGTACCGCCGAAACCGTAATACAATGAAGCCCATGGCTGCAGCTACTGGCTACAGCCCCTGGCCGCGCCCTATGCCTCCGCCACAGCAAACCCCGATGCGGAGACTATCAAGATCACCAGGACCAGGCTATGGCCAAGTACCGCAAGCTCCATTTTCAGGTCCCGGCCAAGGCCCTCCACGAGGGCCAATCCCCACTCCCTACCCTGGGTATTCGGGCCAGGGTTATGACGTGCCGCCTCCGTATTCACAGACAGTGCGTTATGCATAA
- the cdc31 gene encoding putative cell division control protein Cdc31 (COG:D,Z;~EggNog:ENOG410PR43;~InterPro:IPR018247,IPR002048,IPR011992;~PFAM:PF13833,PF13499;~go_function: GO:0005509 - calcium ion binding [Evidence IEA]) — MASSGQPFGSRSYTAGKLPDRSMNANAIPFSASSFSRRGLGAAQSEFVPEAAKTSQQAPQQQVHAQTHNPSQESNPLSRLTEEQREEINEAFTLFDLDRDRHLDYHELRVAFRALGFTLPKQELISLLTTYGVPRPQVQQQASAQQSQQQPKAAPTTNPQHPSNLLMPLSAFQAVTAVKILERDPRDEILRAFELFDEGGKGYIDLEDLRRVARELGETGLEEEELRAMIEEFDLEGVGGVTREAFVSICWQ; from the exons atggcctcGTCTGGCCAACCATTCGGGTCGCGCTCCTATACTGCGGGTAAACTTCCTGACCGATCAatgaatgcgaatgcgatCCCTTTCAGCGCCTCGTCCTTCTCTCGTCGTGGACTGGGCGCTGCTCAGAGCGAATTTGTTCCCGAGGCCGCGAAAACAAGCCAGCAAGCACCACAGCAGCAAGTACATGCGCAAACACATAATCCGTCACAAGAGTCGAATCCGTTAAGCCGGTTGACGGAAGAACAGCGCGAGGAGATTAATGAAGCT TTCACGCTTTTTGATCTCGATCGTGACCGGCATTTAGACTACCATGAGCTCCGCGTCGCCTTTCGCGCGCTCGGTTTTACACTCCCGAAGCAGGAACTCATCTCTCTCTTAACGACTTATGGTGTTCCCCGTCCGCAGGTGCAACAGCAAGCCTCGGCGCAACAgtcccaacaacaaccgaaAGCAGCACCAACCACAAACCCCCAGCACCCGTCAAACTTGCTCATGCCACTGTCTGCTTTCCAAGCTGTAACGGCTGTGAAGATTCTTGAGCGGGACCCCCGGGATGAGATTCTCCGGGCgttcgagctcttcgacgaGGGCGGGAAGGGTTATATCGACCTTGAGGACCTCCGTCGTGTAGCACGAGAATTAGGCGAGACAGgactggaagaggaggagttGCGCGCCATGATTGAGGAGTTTGACCTCGAGGGCGTTGGTGGTGTCACGCGGGAGGCGTTTGTGAGTATCTGCTGGCAATAA
- a CDS encoding ssDNA-dependent ATPase MGS1 (BUSCO:EOG09261W2O;~COG:L;~EggNog:ENOG410PFT5;~InterPro:IPR003959,IPR027417,IPR003593,IPR021886, IPR006642,IPR032423,IPR008921;~PFAM:PF16193,PF00004,PF05496,PF12002;~go_function: GO:0003677 - DNA binding [Evidence IEA];~go_function: GO:0005524 - ATP binding [Evidence IEA];~go_function: GO:0016887 - ATPase activity [Evidence IEA];~go_process: GO:0006260 - DNA replication [Evidence IEA];~go_process: GO:0006281 - DNA repair [Evidence IEA]), with amino-acid sequence MVSCPICGKSVSSLKINDHIDSDCQQFIEEPTSSGGDPSPSQKPQVPAFFQPPSARKASSQASSQRDVNSDASPLRNLNSKRTVTQNGGPPDDTTSRPQKDEAAEPAPKKPKINAFQRAAPLAERMRPRTLEEVCGQELVGPTGVLRGLIEEDRVPSMILWGGPGTGKTTIARVIASMVGSRFVEINSTSSGVAECKKIFADAKSELGLTGRKTIIFCDEIHRFSKSQQDVFLGPVESGQVTLIGATTENPSFKVQNALLSRCRTFTLAKLTDEDVRSILDRALKTEGPSYTPSTLVDDELLDYLAKFSDGDARTSLNLLELAMNLSKRPGISKDEMKRALTKTLVYDRAGDQHYDTISAFHKSLRGSDPDASLYYLARMIQSGEDPLYIARRLIVVASEDIGLADNSMLTLAISTHSAVEKIGLPEARINLAHATVAMALSPKSTRSYRGLNSAFAALSEPGVAGLPIPIHLRNAPTRLMKELGYGKEYKYNPNFRNGEVVQDYLPEKLQDRQFLEDRDLGTQIDPDLRSKR; translated from the coding sequence ATGGTTTCCTGTCCGATCTGTGGGAAATCCGTCTCCTCGCTCAAGATCAACGACCATATCGATTCGGACTGCCAGCAGTTCATTGAAGAGCCAACATCAAGTGGCGGCgatccatcgccatctcagAAACCCCAAGTTCCAGCGTTCTTTCAGCCCCCATCCGCTCGAAAAGCCTCTAGCCAAGCCTCTAGCCAGCGAGATGTCAACTCCGACGCCTCCCCTCTCCGCAATCTTAATAGCAAACGAACGGTGACACAAAATGGCGGCCCTCCAGACGATACCACATCCCGCCCACAAAAAGACGAAGCTGCGGAGCCAGCACCGAAGAAACCAAAGATTAACGCCTTTCAGAGGGCCGCGCCATTAGCGGAGCGTATGCGTCCTCGAACGCTTGAAGAAGTATGCGGCCAGGAACTCGTTGGTCCCACCGGTGTACTGCGAGGTTTGATCGAGGAAGATCGGGTGCCGAGTATGATTCTATGGGGAGGCCCGGGCACAGGGAAAACCACAATAGCACGGGTTATTGCGTCCATGGTCGGAAGCAGATTCGTTGAAATCAACAGTACGAGCAGCGGGGTCGCGGAGTGCAAGAAGATATTTGCCGACGCCAAAAGCGAACTCGGTTTGACGGGGAGgaaaactattatattttgTGACGAGATCCATCGGTTTTCGAAATCTCAACAGGACGTCTTCCTGGGCCCAGTCGAAAGTGGCCAGGTTACGCTTATCGGCGCAACAACGGAGAACCCATCGTTCAAAGTCCAGAACGCCCTGCTATCTAGATGCAGAACCTTTACGTTAGCGAAGCTCACCGACGAGGATGTTAGGTCAATCTTGGACCGTGCCCTAAAAACTGAAGGGCCAAGCTACACGCCGTCCACCCTGGTAGATGACGAGCTGCTCGACTATCTGGCCAAATTCTCCGACGGTGATGCTCGGACATCACTTAATCTTTTAGAATTAGCGATGAACCTTTCAAAACGGCCTGGGATAAGCAAGGACGAAATGAAGCGGGCTTTAACTAAAACACTTGTTTATGACCGCGCGGGCGACCAGCATTACGATACCATTTCTGCCTTTCACAAGTCTCTCAGGGGCAGCGACCCTGATGCATCGCTCTACTACCTTGCTCGTATGATACAGTCGGGAGAGGATCCGCTGTATATAGCTCGGCGCTTGATCGTTGTTGCCTCGGAGGACATTGGACTGGCTGATAATAGCATGTTAACGCTGGCGATTTCAACCCACTCCGCAGTGGAAAAGATAGGTCTCCCCGAGGCACGGATAAATCTCGCACATGCTACCGTGGCAATGGCGCTGTCTCCAAAAAGCACTCGATCTTATCGAGGCCTCAATAGTGCCTTCGCTGCCCTCTCGGAGCCTGGGGTTGCAGGCCTACCAATTCCCATTCATCTACGCAATGCCCCTACGCGGTTGATGAAAGAGCTAGGGTATGGCAaggaatataaatataacccGAACTTCCGAAATGGAGAGGTGGTGCAAGACTATCTCCCAGAGAAGTTACAAGACCGACAATTTCTAGAAGACCGGGACTTGGGGACGCAGATTGACCCGGATTTGAGATCTAAAAGATGA
- a CDS encoding kynurenine--oxoglutarate transaminase (BUSCO:EOG09262DKA;~COG:E;~EggNog:ENOG410PVV7;~InterPro:IPR004839,IPR015424,IPR015421,IPR015422;~PFAM:PF00155;~SMCOG1019:aminotransferase;~antiSMASH:Cluster_4.5;~go_function: GO:0003824 - catalytic activity [Evidence IEA];~go_function: GO:0030170 - pyridoxal phosphate binding [Evidence IEA];~go_process: GO:0009058 - biosynthetic process [Evidence IEA]), with translation MLPGSRPSIALLAKSSNSLSSLSCYSRSRLTPRTSRSSVGVRAMSATTARSDPFRPAQRVAGQRQDVWSIVNEAAAASPVQPIVNMGQGFFGYNPPKFALDAAKAALDRVECNQYSPTKGRPRLKKALADAYSPFFDRQLNPDTEVTITTGANEGMLSAFMGFIEQGDEVIIFEPFFDQYISNIEMPGGTIRYVPLHPPKDGATRTSPASEWSINFDELEKTINSKTRMIVLNSPHNPVGKVLSRDELERIGDLAVKHNLIILSDEVYDRLFYVPFTRIATIKPEFYERTLTVGSAGKAFYATGWRVGYLIGPEHLIKYVAGAHTRICYSSVSPLQEAAAVAFEEADKEGFWDESRTEMQNKVKRFCEVFDELNIPYSDPEGGYFVLANMASVKLPEDYPFPPHVASRPRDFKLCWFLIHEVGVAAIPPTEFYTDANAHIAEDYLRFAVCKEDNILETAKERLRGLKKYIVR, from the exons ATGCTCCCGGGCTCTCGACCTTCTATTGCGCTGCTTGCCAAATCCTCAAACTCACTGAGCTCCCTCTCCTGCTACTCCAGGTCAAGGCTCACACCCCGCACTTCACGTTCCTCAGTCGGAGTTAGAGCGATGTCGGCGACCACAGCTCGTTCAGACCCGTTCCGTCCTGCGCAAAGGGTCGCAGGTCAGCGACAAGATGTTTG GTCTATCGTCaatgaagctgctgctgcctctccCGTCCAACCCATCGTAAACATGGGACAAGGCTTCTT TGGCTACAACCCACCGAAGTTCGCCCTGGATGCCGCAAAGGCTGCCCTCGATCGAGTTGAATGCAATCAATACTCCCCGACTAAG GGTCGCCCGCGCCTGAAGAAGGCTCTCGCCGACGCATACTCGCCATTTTTTGATCGCCAGCTGAACCCGGATACCGAAGTCACGATCACCACTGGCGCAAACGAGG GAATGTTGAGCGCTTTCATGGGATTCATCGAGCAAGGAGATGAGGTTATTATTTTCGAGCCCTTCTTTGACCA GTATATTAGCAATATCGAGATGCCTGGCGGTACTATCCGATATGTtccccttcatcctccaaagGATGGCGCTACCAGAACATCGCCTGCGTCTGAATGGAGCATTAACTTTGATGAACTGGAGAAGACAATAAACTCCAAGACTAGAATGATT GTTCTGAACTCACC CCACAACCCCGTTGGAAAGGTTCTCTCTCGCGACGAACTGGAGCGCATTGGTGACCTCGCCGTCAAACACAACCTTATCATCCTCTCCGATGAGGTTTACGACCGTCTTTTCTACGTTCCGTTCACCAGAATCGCCACGATTAAACCAGAATTCTATGAGCGTACGCTCACGGTGGGCTCCGCTGGAAAGGCCTTCTACGCCACGGGCTGGCGTGTGGGCTATCTGATCGGTCCTGAACATCTGATCAAGTACGTTGCCGGTGCACACACTCGCATCTGCTACAGCAGTGTGTCACCCCTGCAAGAGGCAGCCGCCGTTGCCTTTGAGGAGGCAGATAAGGAAGGATTCTGGGACGAGAGCCGAACAGAAATGCAGAACAAGGTTAAGCGTTTCTGTGAAGTCTTCGATGAGTTGAACATCCCT TACTCGGACCCCGAAGGTGGTTACTTCGTTCTTGCGAACATGGCCTCTGTCAAACTCCCAGAGGATTACCCATTCCCTCCTCATGTCGCGAGCCGGCCCCGCGACTTTAAGCTCTGCTGGTTCCTGATCCACGAAGTTGGTGTGGCTGCTATCCCCCCGACAGAGTTCTATACCGATGCAAACGCGCATATCGCTGAGGATTATCTCCGTTTCGCCGTTTGCAAAGAGGACAACATCCTGGAAACTGCCAAGGAGAGACTCCGCGGCTTGAAGAAGTACATTGTACGGTGA
- a CDS encoding uncharacterized protein (COG:S;~EggNog:ENOG410Q2HA;~antiSMASH:Cluster_4.5), translated as MARRRNNKKHSSNKKKAGNPEKDNGKGQAEASSVQPSSYEALQYPKMLEGAAEGRQGQATPSSASFEDAAKPEELKKDDCKGKGKESSPYHDATSLRGDIGIISPRMEEERRAHSLVGEGIRDNTGPTEVQTTRTEAITLIRARTLSRLSDTDQPSGEFLEALLQEKPASSEAFPRPDGSPGNMVYETANIMDYVVNNKGKKKKKKKKGKNAAAEEELLAELSKVEDSNTSPPVSLQEQDGPVKQSAGDEAAPVSEEQMTDEQCSNNKVDKGKQRVAVADADVLLDSKDVNKDVTLPEADHSTEEVTEVLKALKVAEAKDPKSSQPSFKQASCRRSNSMKETLSPIKEGEVQEASAYEPPALGSLTPKSTGTTSASTGWTPTSNQATLTTAASAPSTEHRGKSAKKTSGKATSTSDTQSISNHAHPSPVTNRDIQQPSTQGGRSITSKKPDNFFWQLDSHGFPCSKQFCEKRCNLWDGATVICPRCGPYSEVRYCSRKHLLEDVKTHWLICGEMSFRHPCVDSSIPSSVRDSPPLIPSQLPHNSLERHRQAVHFNMNTRAGDYFIFSDWVDMIAAKSTPENITLRCSSRIIHTVKFTDPEEKDRFRRVLAASLFVTFESCPLVDYLFRMIRDKLPPTSDSASGAEAVTSLESSLKYQVFREFTVRIQPHITGKRHACPSDWTGRNRRNCPDEVCRAERKRLLGTLGGSGHEALIQHLEASFWILRVSRTTHPTVSSAKERMMGNGFEDVAEEDCRHFCRGDGWDGAGSGEMEIEEANN; from the exons ATGGCCCGTCGTCGTAACAACAAAAAGCATTCgagcaacaagaagaaggccggaAATCCTGAAAAGGACAACGGTAAAGGTCAAGCGGAGGCATCTTCTGTGCAGCCCTCTTCATATGAGGCTCTTCAATACCCCAAAATGCTTGAGGGTGCAGCTGAGGGCAGACAGGGCCAAGCAACACCATCGTCTGCATCGTTTGAGGATGCTGCAAAGCCTGAAGAGCTCAAGAAAGACGATTGCAAAGgcaagggaaaagaaagctCACCATATCATGACGCTACCAGTCTCCGTGGGGACATCGGAATCATTTCACCTCGaatggaagaggagaggagagctCATTCACTAGTTGGTGAAGGGATTCGTGATAACACTGGGCCAA CTGAAGTGCAGACCACTCGCACTGAGGCTATCACTCTCATCCGGGCTCGCACTCTCAGTCGTCTCTCTGACACCGACCAGCCCTCAGGTGAATTCCTTGAGGCCTTGCTGCAAGAGAAACCTGCATCTTCTGAAGCCTTTCCTCGGCCTGACGGATCTCCTGGCAACATGGTATATGAGACGGCAAATATCATGGACTATGTGGTGAACAATAAGggtaagaagaagaagaagaagaagaagggaaagaacgcggctgcagaggaagaattgCTTGCCGAGCTTTCGAAGGTTGAGGATAGCAACACCTCACCTCCAGTTTCGCTGCAGGAGCAAGATGGCCCTGTGAAGCAAAGTGCTGGTGATGAAGCAGCTCCCGTTTCTGAGGAACAGATGACCGATGAGCAGTGCTCCAATAACAAAGTGGATAAAGGCAAGCAGCGTGTTGCGGTGGCAGACGCAGATGTACTTTTGGACAGCAAGGATGTGAACAAAGATGTCACACTGCCTGAAGCTGATCATTCCACTGAAGAAGTCACCGAAGTCCTCAAAGCCCTTAAGGTCGCTGAGGCAAAAG ATCCCAAATCATCCCAGCCGTCCTTCAAACAGGCGTCCTGCAGACGTTCGAATTCCATGAAGGAGACCCTCTCGCCTATAAAAGAAGGCGAGGTCCAAGAAGCCAGTGCATACGAACCACCCGCCCTTGGTTCATTGACTCCCAAGTCCACCGGCACTACATCCGCCTCTACCGGATGGACACCTACTTCAAACCAAGCTACCTTGACTACTGCAGCCTCCGCACCTTCAACTGAACACCGCGGTAAGTCTGCAAAGAAGACTTCTGGTAAAGCCACAAGTACCTCGGACACCCAATCGATCAGCAACCACGCCCACCCTTCTCCGGTCACCAACCGCGATATTCAACAACCATCTACACAGGGAGGCCGTTCCATAACAAGCAAGAAACCAGACAACTTCTTCTGGCAGCTTGACAGTCACGGTTTTCCCTGCTCCAAGCAATTCTGCGAAAAGCGCTGCAATCTCTGGGACGGTGCAACCGTCATCTGCCCTCGCTGCGGCCCTTACTCTGAAGTTAGATACTGTAGCCGCAAGCATCTCCTTGAAGATGTCAAAACCCACTGGCTCATTTGCGGCGAGATGTCCTTCCGTCACCCTTGCGTTGACTCTTCTATTCCGTCGTCTGTGAGGGATAGCCCACctctcatccccagccagcttccaCACAACAGCCTCGAGCGCCACCGTCAGGCGGTGCACTTCAACATGAACACACGTGCCGGTGACTATTTCATATTTTCTGACTGGGTCGACATGATCGCTGCGAAGTCCACCCCGGAAAATATCACACTGCGCTGCTCCAGTCGTATCATTCACACTGTGAAATTCACTGATCCTGAGGAGAAAGATCGCTTCCGCCGTGTTCTGGCTGCTTCTCTATTTG taacCTTCGAATCTTGCCCTCTGGTGGACTACCTCTTTCGCATGATCAGAGACAAGCTCCCACCAACCTCCGACTCAGCTAGCGGCGCTGAGGCAGTGACCTCTCTCGAATCCTCGCTGAAGTACCAGGTGTTTCGCGAGTTCACCGTGCGCATCCAGCCGCATATCACTGGAAAGCGCCACGCCTGCCCCTCCGACTGGACCGGGCGTAACCGCCGCAACTGTCCCGACGAGGTGTGCCGGGCAGAGCGCAAGCGTCTGCTCGGAACCTTGGGCGGCAGCGGGCACGAAgccctcatccaacacctTGAGGCATCCTTCTGGATCCTCAGGGTGTCCCGGACTACTCACCCCACGGTGAGTAGTGCCAAAGAAAGGATGATGGGCAACGGCTTCGAGGACGTTGCGGAGGAGGACTGCAGACATTTCTGCAGGGGGGACGGCTGGGACGGGGCCGGCAgcggggagatggagattgaggaggcCAACAATTAA